One stretch of Harmonia axyridis chromosome 1, icHarAxyr1.1, whole genome shotgun sequence DNA includes these proteins:
- the LOC123678046 gene encoding 60S ribosomal protein L30: protein MGATKKQKKAIESINSRLALVMKSGKYCLGYKQTLKTLRQGKAKLIIIANNTPPLRKGEIEYYAMLAKTGVHHYTGNNVELGTACGKYFRVCTMSITDAGDSDIIKSLPTGEGGAQ from the coding sequence ATGGGTGCAACCAAGAAGCAAAAAAAAGCCATCGAGAGCATCAACAGCAGACTTGCCCTGGTGATGAAGTCTGGAAAATATTGCTTAGGCTACAAGCAGACCCTGAAGACTTTGAGACAAGGTAAAGCCAAGCTCATCATTATTGCTAATAACACTCCACCACTAAGAAAGGGAGAGATCGAGTATTATGCCATGTTGGCGAAGACCGGAGTCCACCATTATACTGGTAATAACGTAGAATTGGGAACAGCATGTGGAAAATATTTCCGAGTGTGCACGATGTCCATTACTGATGCAGGTGATTCAGACATTATCAAATCATTGCCCACCGGAGAAGGAGGAGCTCAGTAA
- the LOC123677994 gene encoding protein disulfide-isomerase A5, with the protein MKLSHSLLIFLLFSFCPSYNNAKTKTKSTIDNITDFKDFKKLLRTKTNILVCFSRSFKESSQIIKIFKDVAESIKGEGTMVLVDCSGEAKKMCKKLKVNPSPTLLRHYKDGDFNKDYDRKETVNSMLNFMRDPTGDIPWEEDSTADDVLHVSDSANLARLIRKEQKPLMVMFYAPWCGYCKTLKPEYAAAATELRGYSVLAAIDVNRPENNVIRTHYNITGFPTMLYYLNGQMKHVYEGENKKAAIVSFMKDPQAPPPKVKEMSWNETQSDVVHLSSGDFDSTLKTHNSVLVMFHAPWCGHCKTMKPEYEKAAATLKQDGVSGILAAVDATKEQSLASRFAVKGYPTVKYFSKGDLRFDVNFREANKIVSFMKDPQEPPPPPPPEAAWSEEKSEVVHLDENDYKPFLKKKKHALVMFYAPWCGHCKRVKPEFTKAADHFKDDPRKAFVAIDCTTRQPLCSVNEVSGYPTIKYFSYLNKAVKSYSGGRTAEDFITFMSNPDSAGLPPSQPKSVPSKPSAPIQTDSPALTLDNDNFKKSIASKGHTLVFFYATWCGSCNQFKPIYHDVARELAGKLPIRFALYDCTDGGDVIDEYDISHFPTLKLFRNGKYERDFDGRRNQEDLKTFVTKWTKPKDEL; encoded by the exons ATGAAGTTATCTCATAGTTTACTTATTTTCCTG CTATTTTCTTTTTGCCCCTCCTACAATAATGCTAAaacaaaaactaaaagtaccaTTGACAACATCACagattttaaagatttcaagaAATTACTAAGAactaaaacaaatatattgGTTTGTTTCTCTCGATCTTTCAAAGAATCATCTCAGATAATAAAGATATTCAAGGATGTAGCTGAAAGTATTAAAGGAGAGGGTACTATGGTCTTGGTCGATTGTTCTGG GGAAGCTAAAAAAATGTGTAAGAAACTGAAAGTGAATCCATCACCAACACTTTTACGACATTATAAAGATGGTGATTTCAATAAAGATTATGATAGAAAAGAAACTGTTAACTCAATGCTGAACTTCATGAGAGATCCAACAGGTGATATACCATGGGAAGAAGATAGTACAGCTGATGATGTTCTACATGTTTCTGATTCAGCA aatTTAGCACGTCTTATAAGGAAAGAACAGAAACCTCTCATGGTTATGTTTTATGCACCCTGGTGTGGTTATTGCAAAACTTTAAAACCAGAATACGCAGCAGCTGCAACTGAATTGAGAGGATATTCCGTCTTAGCTGCTATAGATGTTAATAGACCTGAGAACAATGTAATAAGAACACATTACAATATTACAGGGTTTCCTACAATGTTATATTATCt AAATGGTCAAATGAAACATGTCTATGAAGGAGAAAATAAAAAAGCAGCTATTGTTTCATTTATGAAGGACCCCCAAGCACCCCCTCCTAAGGTAAAAGAGATGTCATGGAATGAAACTCAAAGTGATGTTGTACATTTGTCCTCTGGTGATTTTGATTCTACTTTGAAAACACATAATTCAGTACTTGTGATGTTTCACGCTCCATGGTGTGGTCACTGCAAAACAATGAAACCAGAATATGAAAAAGCAGCAGCTACACTGAAACAAGATGGT gTTTCTGGTATTTTAGCGGCAGTAGATGCTACAAAAGAACAATCATTAGCTTCTCGATTTGCTGTGAAAGGATATCCAACTGTTAAATATTTCTCGAAAGGTGATCTTCGTTTCGATGTCAATTTTCGAGAGGCCAATAAAATCGTAAGTTTCATGAAGGACCCGCAAGAACCACCACCCCCACCACCTCCAGAAGCCGCATGGTCTGAGGAAAAGTCAGAAGTAGTGCATTTGGATGAAAATGATTACAAACCtttcttgaaaaagaagaaacatGCTCTAGTTATGTTCTATGCTCCAT GGTGTGGTCACTGTAAACGGGTGAAACCTGAATTTACTAAAGCCGCCGATCATTTCAAAGATGATCCTAGGAAGGCTTTTGTTGCTATTGATTGTACAACACGTCAACCACTGTGTTCTGTGAACGAGGTATCTGGTTATCCAACGATAAAGTATTTCAGTTACTTAAATAAGGCTGTGAAGAGTTATAGTGGTGGTCGAACg GCTGAAGATTTTATTACCTTCATGAGTAATCCAGATAGCGCTGGTTTACCGCCATCTCAACCCAAGAGTGTTCCTAGTAAACCAAGTGCTCCAATTCAGACAGATTCTCCTGCATTGACCCTTGAcaatgataatttcaagaagaGTATAGCTTCCAAAGGGCATACTTTGGTGTTTTTCTATGCTACAT gGTGTGGTAGTTGTAATCAGTTCAAACCTATTTACCATGATGTTGCTAGAGAATTGGCAGGTAAATTACCCATACGTTTTGCTCTGTACGATTGCACTGACGGTGGAGATGTCATTGATGAGTATGACATTTCTCATTTCCCAACGCTCAAACTATTCAGAAACGGTAAGTACGAGCGTGATTTTGACGGTAGGAGAAACCAGGAAGACCTGAAAACGTTTGTCACAAAATGGACCAAACCTAAAGATGAACTATAA
- the LOC123678017 gene encoding glycerophosphodiester phosphodiesterase 1-like, producing the protein MDQTLIKLLGHSFHLIILYYGTLRLLSELGFPATGLLFALGILAIVYYFRVPAPNPKDVEAILGKDMTDLPTIDKKTPEYLEVVAHRGAGIDAPENTLAAFKNCKENNCNYIEFDVSMTADNVPVVFHDRTTGRLADQNLEINKTNWATLKKLNLSIKHPKRERFPRTTISTLEETVTHLLATGQKMFIDVKHKDPRLIKVILDIYEKYPQLYTNALVTSFFATIIYRIRRRNPKIVAAVAWSPEVIYYASKVAYEGGPWYSKLYLRLADIIHEWLLPRFTYFLVGFSVLLLHKYSVNVKSVYDWKQRGVRVIAWTVNHATDKRYCVEALMIPYLTDTFEENASNPALDADVPKEYLTY; encoded by the exons atggaTCAAACACTTATAAAACTTTTAGGTCATTCCTTCCATTTGATCATCTTGTATTATGGAACATTGAGACTTTTGAGTGAACTTGGATTTCCAGCAACAGGGTTACTTTTTGCGTTGGGTATTTTAGCTATAGTGTACTACTTTAGGGTTCCAGCACCAAATCCCAAAGATGTAGAAGCAATCTTAGGGAAAGATATGACCGATTTGCCTACTATAGATAAAAAGACACCTGAATATCTTGAAGTGGTGGCTCATAGGGGCGCTGGAATAGATGCACCAGAAAATACACTTGCTGCTTTCAAAAAC TGTAAAGAAAATAATTGCAACTATATTGAATTTGATGTTAGTATGACTGCAGACAATGTCCCAGTTGTATTCCATGATAGAACAACTGGTAGGCTTGCTGATCAGAActtggaaataaataaaaccaaTTGGGCcactttgaaaaaattgaatttatctaTTAAACACCCTAAAAG aGAACGTTTTCCAAGGACTACTATATCGACTCTGGAAGAAACTGTCACTCATTTACTAGCAACAGGACAAAAAATGTTCATCGATGTCAAGCATAAAGATCCCAGA CTTATAAAAGTTATTTTAGACATTTATGAAAAATACCCGCAACTCTATACAAATGCTTTGGTAACATCATTTTTTGCTActataatatatagg ATCAGAAGAAGAAATCCAAAAATTGTTGCTGCTGTTGCATGGAGTCCTGAAGTAATTTACTATGCCTCAAAAGTAGCATATGAAGGAGGACCTTGGTATTCTAAACTCTATTTGCGTTTAGCGGACATCATTCATGAATGGTTGTTACCAAGATTCACCTATTTTCTAGTTGGGTTTTCTgtcttacttcttcataaatattCTGTTAACGT GAAATCTGTTTATGATTGGAAACAAAGAGGCGTAAGAGTGATTGCTTGGACTGTAAATCATGCTACAGATAAACGTTACTGTGTTGAAGCATTGATGATTCCATATTTAACAGACACTTTCGAAGAGAATGCATCAAATCCGGCATTGGACGCAGATGTACCGAAAGAATATTTAacttattga
- the LOC123678026 gene encoding glycerophosphodiester phosphodiesterase 1-like, with amino-acid sequence MDQASAHILFSALKIAVFSIGGVRLFEEVFLSYFPLGVLIIVAIVCSVFYYRVPPPSSDVVEAILGKDLSEIDNGSSQYVVKTVAHRGAGLDAPENTLAAFKMCKDKGCDFIEFDVCLTADGVPIVFHDSSTGRMADLDLVINEKNWADLCNINLSAKHPFKDRYPQTNIPTLDQTVNQLLAAGQRMFIDIKDNDTKMVKVILDLFEKYPELESKALVTSFYPFLIYQIRRKNPNIVCSMAWRPYAFIYESFNYAQGPGPRRAKTWYLHLYLQICDILQEWLLPRVTYYFLGLSVILLHKDALGPKTILDWRNKGVRVMAWTVNSPIEKQYLAKVLKITYLTDTFTGESSTHSGL; translated from the exons ATGGATCAAGCTTCAGCTCATATTTTGTTTTCTGCTTTAAAAATAGCAGTTTTTTCTATAGGAGGTGTGAggctttttgaagaagtttttctCAGTTATTTTCCTCTTGGGGTCTTGATAATAGTGGCCATAGTGTGTAGTGTATTTTACTACAGGGTGCCACCCCCGAGCTCTGATGTTGTTGAAGCGATTTTAGGGAAAGATTTATCAGAAATAGATAATGGTAGTTCCCAGTATGTTGTTAAGACAGTGGCTCATAGGGGGGCAGGTTTGGATGCCCCAGAAAACACTTTAGCCGCTTTTAAAATG TGCAAGGACAAAGGCTGTGACTTCATCGAATTCGATGTATGCCTGACGGCAGACGGTGTGCCTATTGTTTTCCATGATAGTTCCACTGGAAGAATGGCTGATTTAGACCTAGTAATTAATGAGAAAAACTGGGCTGATCTATGCAATATTAACTTATCAGCCAAGCATCCTTTCAA GGATCGCTATCCACAAACTAACATCCCAACACTTGATCAAACAGTTAACCAATTGTTAGCAGCTGGACAAAGAATGTTTATTGACATTAAAGACAATGACACAAAG atggtcAAAGTGATTTTGGACCTCTTTGAAAAATACCCTGAATTAGAAAGCAAAGCCTTGGTGACATCATTCTACCCTTTTTTGATATATCAG ATTAGGAGAAAAAATCCCAACATAGTTTGCTCTATGGCATGGAGACCATATGCTTTCATTTATGAATCATTCAACTACGCTCAAGGGCCAGGTCCAAGACGTGCAAAAACTTGGTATCTACACTTATACCTGCAAATCTGTGATATTTTACAGGAATGGCTATTGCCTCGAGTAACCTACTATTTCTTAGGATTATCTGTCATTCTTTTGCATAAAGATGCCTTAGGACC GAAAACTATTTTGGATTGGCGGAATAAGGGAGTAAGAGTGATGGCTTGGACAGTAAACAGTCCAATAGAGAAGCAGTACTTAGCCAAAGTGCTTAAAATAACTTATCTCACTGATACTTTCACTGGAGAGAGCAGTACTCATTCAGGTCTATGA
- the LOC123678035 gene encoding protein disulfide-isomerase-like, whose product MSKPDTSGITPSQPESIPSKPSAPIQTDSPVLTLDNDNFKTSIGSQEPTLVFFFASWCGSCVKFKPIYFDVAKELAGKSPIRFALYDCSSGGEIAEEYGISRFPSLKLFRSGKFERDFEGKRNPEDLKTFVAKFSNGKGVV is encoded by the exons ATGAGTAAACCAGATACTTCAGGTATAACACCATCTCAACCCGAAAGTATTCCTAGTAAGCCAAGTGCTCCAATTCAAACAGATTCTCCTGTATTAACTCTAGacaatgacaatttcaagaCGAGTATAGGTTCCCAAGAGCCTACACTGGTGTTCTTCTTTGCTTCGT GGTGTGGTAGTTGTGTTAAGTTCAAGCCTATTTACTTCGATGTAGCCAAAGAGTTGGCAGGTAAATCACCCATACGTTTTGCTCTGTATGATTGCAGCAGCGGTGGAGAGATAGCTGAAGAGTATGGAATTTCTCGATTCCCTTCACTCAAATTGTTCAGGAGTGGCAAGTTCGAGCGTGATTTTGAAGGTAAAAGGAACCCGGAAGACCTGAAAACGTTCGTTGCCAAATTTTCCAATGGAAAAGGTGTAGTTTAA